The following are from one region of the Actinomyces sp. oral taxon 897 genome:
- the putP gene encoding sodium/proline symporter PutP, which translates to MTDTTFEAIAMTVYFVAMIMIGLWAYVRTSDLDDYMLAGRDLNPFVAALSAGASDMSGWLLMGLPGALYASGMVESWIAVGLTVGALANWLVVAPRLRSYTEVAGNSITIPSFLDNRLHDSRHLMRWAAGVIILVFFTFYVSSGMVAGGKFFESSFGMDYRLGTTLVAAITVMYTLVGGFLAVSWTDLVQGLMMVAALVAVPVVGTVHVGGPGEVLRAVGEVDPDYWVLVGPTVSLVGVISALAWGLGYFGQPHIIVRFMAIRSPREAVQGGVIGISWMLFAVLGAVGTAVVGVAVYQRDTAQLKDPETVFISLGTLLFHPLVAGFMLAAILAAIMSTISSQLLVTSSALIEDLYRTVRRKELSTGHLIIASRTAVLVVALVAAVMAWSPSETILTLVAFAWAGFGASFGPTVLLCLYWRRLTVPGALAGMVAGAVLVAVWGNTDGGPGGIFDLYELLPAFIGHLAVAVGVSLLGRPDPAVSQEFDRAVAGLRA; encoded by the coding sequence ATGACTGACACGACCTTCGAGGCCATCGCAATGACCGTCTACTTCGTCGCCATGATCATGATCGGCCTGTGGGCCTATGTGCGCACCTCCGACCTGGACGACTACATGCTCGCCGGGCGCGACCTGAACCCCTTCGTGGCGGCCCTGTCCGCCGGGGCCTCGGACATGTCCGGCTGGCTGCTCATGGGGCTGCCCGGGGCCCTGTACGCCTCGGGGATGGTGGAGTCCTGGATCGCCGTCGGACTGACCGTGGGGGCCCTGGCCAACTGGCTCGTGGTGGCGCCGCGCCTGCGCAGCTACACCGAGGTGGCCGGCAACTCCATCACCATCCCCAGCTTCCTGGACAACCGCCTCCACGACTCGCGCCACCTCATGCGCTGGGCCGCGGGCGTCATTATCCTGGTGTTCTTCACCTTCTACGTCTCCTCCGGCATGGTGGCCGGCGGCAAGTTCTTCGAGTCCTCCTTCGGCATGGACTACCGCCTGGGCACGACCCTGGTGGCTGCCATCACAGTCATGTACACGCTTGTGGGCGGGTTCCTGGCGGTCTCCTGGACCGACCTGGTCCAGGGCCTCATGATGGTGGCCGCCCTGGTGGCCGTCCCGGTCGTCGGCACCGTGCACGTGGGCGGCCCGGGGGAGGTGCTCCGCGCCGTCGGTGAGGTCGATCCCGACTACTGGGTACTGGTCGGGCCGACGGTCTCCCTCGTGGGCGTCATATCGGCCCTGGCCTGGGGCCTGGGCTACTTCGGCCAGCCCCACATTATCGTGCGCTTCATGGCCATCCGCTCACCGCGTGAGGCGGTCCAGGGCGGCGTTATCGGCATTAGCTGGATGCTCTTCGCCGTACTCGGGGCCGTCGGCACCGCCGTGGTGGGCGTGGCCGTCTACCAGCGCGACACCGCCCAGCTCAAGGACCCCGAGACGGTCTTTATCTCGCTGGGCACGCTCCTCTTCCACCCCCTGGTGGCGGGCTTCATGCTGGCCGCGATCCTGGCGGCGATCATGTCCACGATCTCCTCCCAGCTGCTGGTCACCTCCTCGGCCCTCATTGAGGACCTCTACCGGACCGTGCGCAGGAAGGAGCTCTCCACCGGTCACCTGATTATCGCCTCGCGCACGGCCGTCCTCGTCGTCGCCCTCGTGGCGGCCGTCATGGCCTGGAGCCCGTCGGAGACGATCCTGACGCTGGTCGCCTTCGCCTGGGCGGGCTTCGGCGCCTCCTTCGGGCCCACGGTGCTCCTGTGCCTGTACTGGAGGCGCCTGACCGTTCCCGGTGCGCTGGCCGGCATGGTGGCCGGGGCGGTCCTGGTGGCCGTCTGGGGGAACACCGACGGCGGTCCCGGCGGGATCTTCGACCTCTACGAGCTCCTGCCCGCTTTCATCGGGCACCTGGCCGTGGCTGTGGGCGTCTCGCTGCTCGGCCGCCCGGACCCGGCGGTCTCTCAGGAGTTCGACCGGGCCGTCGCCGGCCTCAGGGCCTGA
- the acpS gene encoding holo-ACP synthase AcpS — protein MSDPRLPGLTGPPGGGLAVGTDLVHVPGLAEQLGQPGTVFAERAFTPRERREAARRSREKGSAQAEHLAARWAAKESFVKAWSQALVLRARATGASAAPVIAPQSVDWRQVEVVSDRWGRPSLHLVGEVADAVEASLGAGSAEPGCWPVSLTHDGNWAAAVVLYTPAR, from the coding sequence ATGAGTGACCCGCGGCTCCCCGGGCTCACCGGCCCACCGGGAGGAGGGCTCGCCGTGGGCACGGACCTGGTCCACGTCCCCGGCCTGGCCGAGCAGCTGGGGCAGCCGGGCACGGTCTTCGCCGAGCGCGCCTTCACGCCCCGGGAGCGCCGGGAGGCCGCCCGCCGCTCCCGGGAGAAGGGGTCGGCGCAGGCCGAGCACCTGGCCGCGCGGTGGGCCGCCAAGGAGTCCTTTGTCAAGGCCTGGAGCCAGGCCCTGGTGCTGCGCGCGCGCGCTACCGGCGCGTCCGCCGCCCCCGTCATCGCTCCGCAGTCCGTTGACTGGCGCCAGGTCGAGGTCGTCTCCGACCGCTGGGGCAGGCCGTCTCTGCACCTGGTGGGCGAGGTGGCCGACGCCGTCGAGGCGAGCCTGGGCGCCGGGAGCGCGGAGCCTGGGTGCTGGCCGGTGTCCCTGACCCATGACGGGAACTGGGCGGCCGCCGTCGTGCTCTACACCCCGGCCCGGTAG
- a CDS encoding YbaK/EbsC family protein — MTEQLRNPEDVFEWVAALDHPEMLAAPVHAALADLAARSPQDADLVHRARVVGIDPAYSDTEALNTRFALDPDATGNCVLVAGRRAGQERMAACVVRSSDLADVNHVVKRLLDVRKASFVPMDRAVEESGMEYGAITPVGLPTPWRVLVDAAVAGRDSVLVGAGVRQTKLILPGALLAALPGAQVVQGLGLRP; from the coding sequence ATGACCGAGCAGCTTCGTAACCCCGAGGACGTCTTCGAGTGGGTAGCCGCCCTGGACCACCCTGAGATGCTGGCGGCCCCGGTCCACGCGGCCCTGGCCGACCTGGCGGCCCGCTCGCCCCAGGACGCGGACCTGGTCCACCGGGCCAGGGTGGTGGGCATCGACCCGGCCTACTCCGACACCGAGGCCCTCAACACCAGGTTCGCCCTGGACCCTGACGCCACCGGCAACTGCGTCCTGGTGGCCGGCAGGCGCGCCGGTCAGGAGAGGATGGCCGCCTGCGTGGTGCGCTCCAGCGACCTGGCCGACGTCAACCACGTGGTCAAGCGGCTCCTGGACGTGCGCAAGGCGAGCTTCGTGCCCATGGACCGGGCCGTGGAGGAGTCCGGCATGGAGTACGGGGCCATTACCCCGGTGGGCCTGCCCACCCCCTGGCGCGTCCTGGTGGACGCCGCCGTGGCAGGACGGGACAGCGTCCTGGTGGGCGCGGGCGTACGCCAGACCAAGCTCATCCTCCCCGGGGCCCTGCTGGCCGCCCTGCCCGGCGCCCAGGTCGTCCAGGGCCTGGGCCTGCGCCCCTGA
- a CDS encoding DUF1540 domain-containing protein — protein MTAFTAIRSCAATACAFNHDGCTAPAITVGGTAGAPACGTLVVLDARGGLPVAQGRVGTCQRLECVHNQNLMCTAEGISLGGETATCLTYRAR, from the coding sequence ATGACCGCGTTCACCGCTATCCGTTCCTGCGCCGCCACCGCCTGCGCCTTCAACCACGACGGCTGCACGGCCCCCGCCATCACCGTCGGCGGCACCGCTGGCGCCCCGGCCTGCGGCACCCTCGTGGTCCTGGACGCCCGTGGCGGGCTGCCGGTCGCCCAGGGGCGTGTGGGCACCTGCCAGCGCCTGGAGTGCGTCCACAACCAGAACCTCATGTGCACCGCCGAGGGCATCTCCCTGGGCGGGGAGACGGCCACCTGCCTGACCTACCGGGCCCGCTGA
- a CDS encoding glycerate kinase has protein sequence MRIVVAPDSFKESMTAPQAARAMAAGAREALPSCEVDLIPVSDGGEGFARAVTEAWGASWHRVETVDALGRARTAGFGLDGGRAVVDLASSVGIEHVAAADRDAMRSSTAGMGRVLAAAADAGARSLLIGLGGSASNDLGLGLLTALGARCLDAHGRPVAPVPAAFSSIAAIETGPARRRVEGIDLTLACDVTNPLTGPRGAAAVFGPQKGLTAAQIEHLDAQASRLAALLKAGEWVTRPGTGAAGGTAFALAAVLGAGLVPGIDCLAQAVGLRRRIQDADLVLTGEGSLDAQSLEGKAVSGVVRLARECAVPVIILAGRVDAGSCGHGCDGGGGNDHGLADLGAEAVIRISDPSVPLRDALAQGPQNLRRCTARAVRRWAGA, from the coding sequence GTGAGGATCGTAGTGGCGCCGGACTCCTTCAAGGAGTCCATGACGGCCCCGCAGGCGGCCCGGGCAATGGCGGCAGGGGCCCGTGAGGCACTCCCGTCCTGCGAGGTGGACCTCATCCCGGTCTCCGACGGCGGCGAGGGCTTCGCCCGGGCCGTGACCGAGGCCTGGGGCGCCTCCTGGCACCGGGTCGAGACCGTGGACGCGCTGGGCAGGGCGCGGACCGCGGGGTTCGGGCTCGACGGCGGCCGGGCCGTGGTGGACCTGGCCTCCTCGGTGGGTATTGAGCACGTCGCCGCCGCCGACCGCGACGCCATGCGCTCCTCGACGGCCGGGATGGGGCGCGTGCTGGCGGCCGCCGCGGACGCCGGGGCCCGCTCGCTGCTCATCGGGCTGGGCGGCTCGGCCTCCAACGACCTGGGGCTGGGCCTGCTCACCGCCCTGGGCGCCCGGTGCCTGGACGCCCACGGCCGGCCCGTGGCCCCGGTACCGGCCGCGTTCAGCAGTATCGCCGCCATTGAGACGGGCCCGGCACGCAGGCGGGTGGAGGGTATCGACCTGACCCTGGCCTGCGACGTGACGAACCCGCTCACCGGGCCCCGTGGCGCGGCAGCGGTCTTCGGCCCCCAGAAGGGGCTGACCGCGGCGCAGATCGAGCACCTCGACGCCCAGGCCTCACGACTGGCGGCGCTGCTCAAGGCGGGGGAGTGGGTCACGCGCCCGGGGACCGGCGCGGCGGGGGGCACCGCGTTCGCCCTGGCGGCGGTCCTGGGCGCCGGGCTGGTCCCGGGGATCGACTGCCTGGCCCAGGCGGTGGGACTGCGTCGGCGCATCCAGGACGCGGACCTGGTCCTGACCGGTGAGGGGTCACTGGACGCGCAGTCCCTGGAGGGCAAGGCCGTCAGCGGGGTGGTGCGCCTGGCCCGCGAGTGCGCGGTGCCCGTCATTATCCTGGCCGGGAGGGTCGACGCCGGGTCCTGCGGGCACGGCTGTGACGGCGGTGGCGGCAATGACCACGGCCTCGCAGACCTGGGGGCTGAGGCGGTCATCCGCATTAGCGACCCGTCGGTGCCGCTGCGCGACGCCCTGGCCCAGGGGCCGCAGAACCTGCGCCGCTGCACGGCCCGGGCCGTGCGTCGGTGGGCAGGGGCGTGA